The following coding sequences lie in one Leucobacter allii genomic window:
- a CDS encoding DUF952 domain-containing protein: MTMEIHHIAIEDDWEMSRGFGEYEVATRGTHLDDVGYLHATTAAGVEAVLRARYADLALPLLDIVIRVEALEAAGVPVEWHDGRPRIMGALPMSREVIASEERIARHLTPGAAPRAGAAAVRSPRGR; the protein is encoded by the coding sequence GTGACCATGGAGATCCATCACATCGCGATCGAGGACGACTGGGAGATGAGCCGCGGCTTCGGCGAGTACGAGGTCGCCACCCGCGGCACGCACCTCGATGACGTCGGCTACCTCCACGCGACGACCGCCGCGGGCGTCGAGGCCGTGCTCCGCGCCCGGTACGCGGATCTCGCGCTGCCGCTGCTCGACATCGTGATCCGCGTCGAGGCGCTCGAGGCGGCCGGCGTGCCCGTGGAGTGGCACGACGGCCGCCCGCGCATCATGGGCGCGCTGCCGATGTCGCGCGAGGTCATCGCCTCGGAGGAGCGGATCGCACGGCACCTCACGCCAGGAGCTGCGCCGCGAGCCGGAGCAGCTGCGGTTCGGAGCCCGCGCGGCCGATGA
- a CDS encoding TetR/AcrR family transcriptional regulator: MTVKRGRPTAAERASRRLRVARAVAQLLVAEGWDAVTFDRLAAETRVAKRTLYADFGDRAGLVRAAMQRLHGTLDDPPRPERLEDAARDLVAQLLSDEAVGVHRAVIAAAARDPELAAAFYAAGPAQAQERLAALLSEAAVPPDAPAPPAERAAILFAALLGEPHRRRLLGLDPAPLDAAVAAHVDRVLAAFTPRAADPPSPHAPPPRARSSRSSDPADAAATR, from the coding sequence ATGACCGTGAAACGGGGACGCCCCACCGCCGCGGAGCGCGCATCCCGGCGGCTCCGCGTCGCGCGGGCCGTCGCCCAGCTGCTCGTCGCCGAGGGCTGGGACGCGGTGACCTTCGACCGCCTGGCCGCCGAGACCCGGGTCGCCAAGCGCACGCTCTACGCCGACTTCGGCGACCGCGCGGGGCTCGTGCGCGCGGCGATGCAGCGGCTGCACGGCACCCTCGACGACCCGCCCCGGCCCGAGCGGCTCGAGGACGCCGCGCGCGACCTCGTCGCGCAGCTGCTGAGCGACGAGGCCGTCGGCGTCCACCGCGCCGTCATCGCCGCGGCCGCGCGCGATCCGGAGCTCGCGGCCGCGTTCTACGCCGCCGGCCCCGCGCAGGCGCAGGAGCGCCTCGCCGCGCTGCTGTCCGAGGCGGCGGTGCCGCCGGACGCGCCGGCACCACCCGCCGAGCGCGCGGCGATCCTCTTCGCGGCGCTCCTCGGCGAACCGCACCGGCGGCGCCTCCTGGGTCTCGATCCGGCGCCGCTCGACGCCGCGGTCGCGGCCCACGTCGACCGCGTCCTCGCCGCGTTCACGCCGCGGGCAGCGGATCCCCCATCGCCGCACGCGCCTCCTCCACGAGCGCGATCGTCTCGATCGAGCGATCCAGCGGACGCAGCGGCGACTCGGTGA
- a CDS encoding Gfo/Idh/MocA family protein → MSVPVLPQPQLPDPRTGPSLRWAILGSGWIAAQFVRSLREHTNQRVVAVGSRSLARAEAFAAEHGIAHAYGSYEELVASDIDVVYVATGHLDHFAHAALALEAGRPVLVEKPMTPRLAETRALAALARARGLFAMEAVWTVTLPRYAVIRQILEQGMLGDVVEVQANLGERLVDHHRAMDPAQGGGVMNDLGSYTLMFANEIIPGLRVRAAHGRRHALPGAAGPGAIGEFHALLGDDGDRLATVSASMLADTPTTAYVAGTEATLILEAPFYQPGPVVVRFHGDAARTGVPAGTELRVDEPALAHDQLFWEALEVARCIDAGLTESPLRPLDRSIETIALVEEARAAMGDPLPAA, encoded by the coding sequence ATGAGCGTCCCCGTGCTGCCGCAGCCGCAGCTGCCCGATCCCCGCACCGGACCGTCCCTGCGCTGGGCGATCCTCGGCAGCGGCTGGATCGCCGCGCAGTTCGTGCGCTCGCTGCGGGAGCACACGAACCAGCGCGTCGTCGCGGTCGGTTCGCGCAGCCTCGCCCGCGCCGAGGCGTTCGCCGCCGAGCACGGCATCGCGCACGCCTACGGCTCCTACGAGGAGCTCGTCGCGAGCGACATCGACGTCGTCTACGTCGCCACCGGGCACCTCGACCACTTCGCGCACGCCGCGCTCGCGCTCGAGGCGGGCAGGCCCGTGCTCGTGGAGAAGCCGATGACGCCGCGTCTCGCCGAGACCCGAGCGCTCGCGGCGCTCGCCCGGGCTCGGGGGCTCTTCGCGATGGAGGCCGTGTGGACGGTGACGCTGCCGCGCTACGCGGTGATCCGCCAGATCCTCGAGCAGGGGATGCTCGGCGACGTGGTCGAGGTGCAGGCGAATCTCGGCGAGCGCCTCGTCGACCACCACCGCGCGATGGACCCGGCGCAGGGCGGCGGCGTGATGAACGACCTCGGCTCGTACACGCTCATGTTCGCGAACGAGATCATCCCGGGGCTCCGGGTGCGGGCGGCGCACGGCCGCCGCCACGCCCTGCCGGGTGCGGCCGGCCCCGGTGCGATCGGCGAGTTCCACGCGCTGCTCGGCGACGACGGGGATCGCCTCGCCACGGTCAGCGCCTCGATGCTCGCGGACACCCCGACCACGGCCTACGTGGCGGGCACCGAGGCGACGCTGATCCTCGAGGCGCCCTTCTACCAGCCGGGTCCCGTCGTCGTGCGCTTCCACGGCGATGCGGCGCGGACGGGCGTCCCCGCGGGCACGGAGCTGCGCGTCGACGAGCCGGCGCTCGCGCACGACCAGCTCTTCTGGGAGGCGCTCGAGGTCGCCCGGTGCATCGACGCCGGGCTCACCGAGTCGCCGCTGCGTCCGCTGGATCGCTCGATCGAGACGATCGCGCTCGTGGAGGAGGCGCGTGCGGCGATGGGGGATCCGCTGCCCGCGGCGTGA